Proteins from a single region of Punica granatum isolate Tunisia-2019 chromosome 8, ASM765513v2, whole genome shotgun sequence:
- the LOC116188810 gene encoding uncharacterized protein LOC116188810 — translation MATEVITAFKVMNQEFVKLNRFDGTNFNRWKDKMLFLLTVLNVAYVLDPNLQPLEDPAPDATPQEIAKVAELKKKHEEDKFTCRGHILNTLSDRLYDLYMSMQSPMKIWKALEEKYNTKRQCIDKFLMMKYFEFKMLDSVPIIDQVHELQILVSRLCDLKVIILESLQVEAIISKLPLSWNDYRKKLLYMMEEFTVEKIFRHLRIEEEIQKRDAVYLPQGSKVNHVSKSKNSRKGKRKATSETEDT, via the coding sequence ATGGCGACGGAGGTTATCACTGCGTTCAAAGTGATGAACCAAGAGTTTGTGAAACTTAATCGATTTGACGGCACAAACTTCAACCGCTGGAAGGATAAGATGTTGTTCCTCCTTACCGTCTTAAATGTGGCGTACGTTCTGGACCCGAACCTGCAACCCTTGGAGGATCCCGCCCCCGATGCAACCCCCCAGGAAATCGCAAAGGTGGCCGAACTCAAGAAGAAGCACGAGGAAGACAAATTCACATGTCGTGGACACATCCTCAACACTTTGTCCGATCGACTGTACGATCTCTACATGTCGATGCAGTCCCCGATGAAGATATGGAAAGCTCTTGAGGAGAAATACAACACCAAGCGGCAATGTAtcgataaatttttaatgatgaAGTATTTCGAATTCAAAATGCTCGATAGTGTCCCTATCATAGATCAAGTCCATGAACTACAAATCCTTGTAAGTAGGCTTTGTGACCTGAAAGTTATTATTCTGGAATCGCTACAAGTCGAGGCTATCATCTCAAAGTTACCCTTGTCTTGGAACGATTACCGGAAGAAACTCCTGTATATGATGGAGGAATTCACTGTGGAGAAAATATTTAGGCATTTACGTATTGAAGAGGAAATTCAGAAGCGCGATGCGGTGTATCTTCCCCAAGGTTCTAAAGTGAACCATGTGAGTAAGTCCAAGAACTCTCGGAAAGGCAAGCGAAAGGCTACGTCCGAGACCGAAGACACGTAA